The following proteins are co-located in the Pyxicephalus adspersus chromosome Z, UCB_Pads_2.0, whole genome shotgun sequence genome:
- the LOC140343466 gene encoding cysteine and histidine-rich domain-containing protein 1-like, whose protein sequence is MSVTPDSASDNVLCYNKGCGQRFFPDDNSPEACLFHPGYPIFHDALKGWSCCRKRTTDFSEFLAIQGCTKGPHSNEKPVEPLKPDISGSKNASDGPTTGTEIIVRGPKSAEKMMKERPSTQEEKRPLLMKVSRSLEQELEKLTLSEKSEDQVKAEATVAALGTRCKRSGCKEIYQGPETDEGICVHHPGVPVFHEGMKYWSCCCIKTSDFNEFLDQKGCSNGRHLWVQPPGKKEVACRYDWHQTGSLVVITVYAKTSIPELSKVLANRTQMDIQITFQKDKEFKKKLELWGVIDVDKSFVSLFPTKAEITLKKSDLVTWGRLELTVSNPQITAEPEPELIPAENVEEDSDDSLSWSEDEEVE, encoded by the exons ATGAGTGTGACCCCGGACTCCGCAAGTGACAACGTTCTCTGCTACAACAAGGGATGTGGGCAGAGATTTTTCCCTGATGACAATTCTCCAG AGGCGTGTCTCTTCCACCCCGGATACCCCATCTTCCATGACGCTCTGAAG gGTTGGTCCTGCTGCCGAAAACGCACCACAGACTTCTCTGAATTTCTGGCCATCCAG GGCTGCACTAAGGGGCCACACAGCAACGAGAAACCTGTGGAACCTCTAAAACCTGACATCTCTGGAAGCAAAAATGCCTCTGATGGCCCCACCACAGGCACAGAAATCATTGTACGGGGCCCCAAGTCTGCAGAGAAGATGATGAAGGAGAGACCAAG CACCCAAGAGGAGAAGCGACCTCTTCTAATGAAAGTCTCCCGATCACTTGAGCAGGAATTGGAGAAGCTGACATTGTCGGAGAAGTCGGAGGATCAGGTGAAAG CGGAGGCGACAGTGGCAGCATTGGGAACGCGATGTAAACGCTCCGGTTGTAAAGAG ATTTATCAAGGACCAGAAACTGATGAGGGGATTTGTGTGCACCACCCCGGGGTGCCAGTATTCCATGAAGG AATGAAGTATTGGTCCTGCTGCTGCATTAAAACAAGCGACTTCAATGAGTTTTTGGATCAGAAGGGGTGCAGCAATGGCAGACATCTGTGGGTGCAGCCACCGGGGAAGAAG GAAGTTGCCTGTCGCTATGACTGGCACCAGACCGGCAGCCTCGTCGTCATCACCGTGTATGCCAAAACATCGATTCCAGAGCTTTCCAAGGTGCTCGCCAATCGCACGCAG ATGGACATTCAGATCACCTTCCAGAAGGACAAAGAATTCAAGAAGAAGCTGGAGCTGTGGGGT GTCATCGACGTGGATAAAAGTTTTGTAAGTTTGTTTCCCACCAAAGcagaaattactttgaagaagtccGACCTGGTGACATGGGGAAGATTGGAGCTGACCGTTTCCAACCCACAAATTACGGCAGAACCGGAACCAGAACTGATACCGGCAGAAAATGTTGAGGAGGATTCTGATGACAGCCTGAGCTGGTCTGAAGATGAAGAAGTTGAGTGA
- the LOC140344006 gene encoding mitochondrial ornithine transporter 1-like, translating to MPPDEGSTNPVTQLLIDVISGAMGGVACVLSGQPFDTAKVKMQTFPSLYRNFLDCTVRTYHAEGLRGLYHGTAPALVANMAENAVLFACYGFCQNLLSYILGFHDASQLRDHHKALAGSLASVFSSLVLCPTELVKCRMQTQHEMRISGHKGIPSKSTPWSIVRDILHSEGVVGLFRGLSSTWLREIPGYFFFFGGYELSKSVLSRNSGGQPGPVVVTLSGGVGGACFWLSVYPVDSVKSRIQVLSVAAPQEGFLLSLLHIVRREGIFPLYSGLTPTVIRAFPSNAALFLAYEMTKRTLTSWTSS from the exons ATGCCACCTGATGAAGGTTCAACCAATCCGGTCACTCAGCTTCTTATCGATGTGATATCGGGGGCCATGG GTGGCGTGGCATGTGTCCTCAGTGGACAGCCCTTTGACACAGCCAAAGTGAAGATGCAGACGTTCCCTTCCCTGTACCGGAATTTCCTGGACTGCACCGTGCGCACCTATCACGCCGAAGGATTGCGTGGCCTTTATCATGGCACTGCCCCCGCTTTAGTGGCCAACATGGCAGAAAACGCAGTGCTGTTTGCCTGTTACGGATTCTGTCAGAATCTTCTCTCCTACATCCTGGGATTTCATGATGCATCACAGCTGAG GGACCATCACAAGGCCTTGGCTGGTTCCTTGGCATCCGTTTTCTCCTCTTTGGTCCTTTGCCCGACGGAGCTGGTGAAGTGCCGCATGCAGACGCAGCATGAGATGCGCATCTCTGGCCACAAGGGAATCCCTTCTAAAAG CACCCCGTGGTCCATTGTCCGTGACATCCTACACTCTGAAGGGGTAGTCGGTCTGTTTCGTGGCCTCAGCAGTACGTGGCTACGAGAGATTCCGGGATATTTCTTCTTTTTCGGGGGCTACGAGCTGAGCAAAAGTGTCCTCAGCCGAAATTCTGGAGGTCAACCAG GTCCCGTAGTTGTCACCCTGAGTGGTGGTGTAGGTGGAGCCTGTTTCTGGCTCTCTGTGTATCCGGTGGACTCTGTGAAGTCGAGAATACAAGTGCTATCTGTGGCCGCACCCCAGGAGGGGTTCCTTCTGTCCCTGCTGCACATAGTGAGAAGAGAAG GAATCTTCCCGTTGTACAGCGGTCTCACGCCCACGGTGATTAGGGCTTTTCCCTCCAACGCCGCCCTCTTCCTGGCCTATGAGATGACCAAGAGGACTCTGACCAGCTGGACGTCGTCATAG
- the NONO gene encoding non-POU domain-containing octamer-binding protein, which yields MQGNRGFRSEQQNHAHRKYQGQQHQTQEHNSAPPANGQQSGNDGITIDLKSFKKPGEKTYTQRSRLFVGNLPADVTEEELRKLFEKYGKAGEIFIHKDKGFGFIRLETRTLAEIAKAELDNLPLRGKQLRVRFACHSAALAVRNLPQFVSNELLEEAFSIFGQVERAIVIVDDRGRPSGKGIVEFASKPSARKALDRCADGSYLLTAFPRPITVEPMDQLDDEEGLPEKLVNKSQAYHKEREQLPRFAQPGSFEYEYAMRWKALIEMEKQQQDQVDRNIKEAQEKMEIEMEAARHEHQVMLMRQDLLRRQEELRRLEELHNQDVQKRKQMELRHEEERRRREEETRRQQEEMLRRQQEGFKGGYPDSREADIRMAQMAMPGSMAMSNRSSLGSSNVPAGSAAPAGPGAMMPEASAIGMTPPTADRFGQPANIESLAASNQQAFPRGNPGADFGAKRRRY from the exons ATGCAGGGAAATCGCGGATTCAGATCTGAGCAGCAGAACCACGCGCACCGGAAGTACCAAGGGCAGCAGCACCAAACGCAGGAACACAACTCGGCGCCCCCAGCCAATGGGCAGCAGAGTGGCA ATGATGGAATTACAATCGATCTGAAGAGCTTCAAGAAACCGGGAGAGAAGACTTACACCCAGCGCAGCCGACTGTTTGTGGGCAACTTACCTGCCGACGTCACCGAGGAGGAACTGCGCAAATTGTTCGAGAAATATGGCAAAGCCGGGGAAATTTTCATCCACAAAGACAAAGGGTTCGGGTTTATCAGGCTGGA AACTCGCACTCTTGCAGAGATCGCTAAGGCAGAACTGGACAATCTTCCATTGAGAGGGAAGCAGCTGCGCGTTCGATTTGCTTGTCACAGCGCCGCTCTAGCCGTGCGGAACCTTCCTCAGTTTGTGTCCAATGAGCTGTTAGAAGAAGCCTTCTCCATCTTCGGCCAGGTGGAGAGAGCCATCGTCATTGTGGATGATCGCGGGAGACCCAGCGGAAAAGGAATTGTGGAGTTTGCATCAAAACCATCTGCACGGAAAGCTCTGGATCGCTGCGCTGACGGCTCATATCTTCTCACTGC ATTTCCACGTCCCATTACTGTAGAACCTATGGACCAACTTGATGATGAAGAAGGATTACCGGAGAAACTTGTTAATAAAAGCCAAGCCTACCACAA AGAGAGAGAACAGCTACCACGCTTTGCTCAACCAGGCAGCTTCGAATATGAATATGCAATGCGTTGGAAGGCTCTGATAGAGATGGAGAAGCAGCAGCAGGACCAAGTGGACCGAAACATCAAAGAGGCCCAAGAGAAGATGGAGATAGAGATGGAGGCTGCAAGACATGAGCACCAGGTTATGCTCATGCGTCAAG ATTTATTGAGACGGCAGGAAGAATTACGCAGACTGGAGGAGCTACACAACCAAGATGTGCAAAAACGCAAGCAGATGGAGCTCAG acacgAGGAAGAGCGCAGAAGGCGCGAGGAGGAGACTCGCCGACAGCAGGAGGAAATGTTGAGACGCCAGCAGGAGGGATTCAAGGGCGGCTACCCTGATTCT agagaAGCTGACATAAGAATGGCGCAGATGGCAATGCCAG GCTCAATGGCAATGAGTAATCGTTCCTCCTTGGGAAGCAGTAATGTCCCTGCAGGAAGTGCTGCTCCTGCCGGCCCTGGTGCTATGATGCCGGAGGCTTCTGCCATTGGCATG ACACCACCTACAGCCGATCGCTTTGGCCAGCCTGCAAACATTGAATCCCTCGCCGCAAGCAACCAACAAGCCTTCCCACGTGGCAACCCAGGGGCTGATTTTGGTGCCAAGCGCCGTcgatattga